The Bacillus sp. F19 DNA segment GCTGATGAATCTGAACAATGGAGAAATTAAAGGCGTGATGGGGATTTGTGTAGCAGGCAGTAACAAGATGATGGATTATTGGGTAGCTGCAGAGTATGAAGGTGAACCGCCTGAAGGCCTGTCAAAGCTTACAATTCCAGCGACAAAATGGATTGTATTTGAAGTTCATGGCTCAATGCCGGATGCCATGCAAAATACGTGGAAGCAAATTTTCTCAGAATGGTTCCCGACGAGCGGATATGAGCATGCGGGCACACCTGATTTAGAGGTGTATACAAATGATGATCCATTTAGCTCAAACTATTATTCAGAGATTTGGATTCCTGTAAAAGCATAAAAGACAATAAAAGATAAACACTCTTAATTTATTTTGAGTGTTTTTTTTTTTGCAATAGGAAAAGGCTGATGCAAATTTAACATCAGCTCCCATAATCACGAAGCTACTTGTCAAACCATCTTTTCCAAAGCTTTGTAGACTGTGCAGCTTCATTAATCGTTTCATTTTCAGGTGTTTCTTCAATTGCTGGTGCGTTTTTTAATTAGCATTTTATGATAGTGTTAGATTAAATGAAAATGCGGGGTATAAGGAATGAAACAAGATAAAATTTTAGAAAAGGATTTATATCTGCCAATACAAAGATATTTTCTAAAACGGGGATTTGAAGTGTATGGAGAAGTAAATGACTGTGATCTGGCTGCGGTTAAGGCTGAAGAGCTGATTTTAGTAGAACTGAAGCTCAGGTTAAACGTAGAACTGCTCATTCAGGCTGCGAAAAGACAGCGGTATACTGAGCAAGTTTATATTGCTGTTCCCAAACCATCATACAGTTTGCGTTCAAAAAAATGGAAGGATCTTTGCTACTTGGTGAAGCGGCTGGAGCTCGGTCTGATTATCGTATCTTTTCGTCAAGGAAAAGGCTATGCTGAAATGAAAATGGAACCTGCTTCCTTCGATAGAGGTAAAAGTATGAAGCAAAGCAAGAAAAAGAGAGACAGAATACTCGCTGAAATTGCCGGGAGAAGCGGAGATCACAATGTCGGCGGAGTGAATAAAACGAAAATCATGACAGCTTACAAGGAAAGGTGTATTCACATTGCCTGCTGCCTCGACCGGAAAGGTCAGCTCAGTCCTAAAATTCTCCGTGAAATGGGAACTGGTGATAAAACGCTCTCGATCTTAAATAAAAATTACTATGGCTGGTTTGAAAGGGTAGAAAGAGGGACGTATATCTTGAGTGAAACCGGGAAAAAAGGATTGCTGATGCATGAAGCATTGAGTGAGTACTACTATACTAAGATTGAAGATTAGATCCTGCGGTTATGTGTGCTGCAGGTTTTTAATGTTTTTTAGCAGAACAAACGGATTTAATAGGTGATTGACGGCTGAAAATCTGGCAATTTCGGCTTGAAAAAGATCGGGTTTGGCTGAAAGCAATATGAGATGATGCAAGTAATTATTCGAAATATAGCACAAAAAATCAAAAAAGGAATACAGGCATCTTGTAAAATATGGGTATAAGGACGACGAAGAAGGGTGTGAAGACATGGATACATACCATCGGATTCAAAAAGCAATTGAGTATATTGAAACAAATCTTTTTGAAGATTTAAAGATTCATCACGTTGCATCTCAGGCTTTTTTCTCTCCGTTTCACTTTCAGAGAATGTTTCAGGCAATTTCAGGATTTACTGTTCAAGAATACATTCGAAACAGAAGGCTGTCTGAAGCAGCTGTTCTTCTGAAAAAAGACATTCCTATATTACAAATAGCACTCGATTGCCAATATGGCTCGCAAGAATCGTTTACAAGATCATTCTCTGCATTCGCAGGAATACCGCCATCTAAGTACCGTAAATCACAGATATCCCTAAAGCTGCAGCCTAAAATGAATTTTCTGGATTTCAAGCAAAGGATGAGAGGTGAAATTCATGTGAACAAGCCTCATATTGTAAACCTTTCCCCTATTCATATCATTGGATGTGAATACAAAACAAACTTAAACAATGATGCCCATTATGAAGAAATACCAGGATTCTATCATGATTTCGGCATGAATGAATACTACATGAAAATAGCGGATAAACTCGCGCCGGGCATGTCCTACGGGATCGCCTGCAGCTTTGAAGATGATGGAGGTTTTTCATTTATCATTGGTGAGGAAGCAAAAGAATCAAATGCTAAATTGCATGAGCCCCTTATTCATTTTAAAATTCCTGAAGGGAAATACGCGGAATTCAAAGTGAATGGCTCCGCTGACATGGTTCAAAATAATCGCAGGTACATTTACGGCACTTGGCTGCCTCAATCCAACTTTGAACGGAGAGAGGGGCCGGATTTTGAGGTAACGGATGTACTGGGCTCAAGCTACCCTGACAAAATGAAGATAAATATTTATATTCCTGTTTATTAAACCAATTCTTCCGAGAAGAATTGGTTTTTTGATGGAAGAAATCTGTAAAATGGGTTTAGATCTGATGTGAGGAATCATACACATCCAAGGGTTACCCGATTCATGTTTTTGCGCAGTTATGGGGAATCTCTCTATGATTACCCGATTAAAAAAAACGGCCAAATAAGGTCCCGAATAGAAAATATTTTTTCCAAGCTTACTCACAAATGGTTTGAGATTCTAAACGTATAGTACTATTCTTATAGATAGAACAACGTTTTGGAAAGGAGAACCATGCAAACTAAAAACAAATTACACACAACCCTTAAGAAAATAAATAAAGAGATTTAAGATTAAAAACAAGAACTGATCCAAGCTATAAAAGTAGAAAAGAGCATCAAAAAATGATTTTTAGTAAAGAAAAGGCCTCAGTGAAGGAGTGAAGTAATTGGAGAACTGGATTACGGATTTTATGGAGCAATATGGATACTTTGGCATCTTCCTGATGATCGCATTAGAAAACATTTTCCCTCCTATTCCTTCAGAAGTTGTATTGCCTTTTGGAGGCTTCATGACAACCAATTCCGACATGAATGTGATTGGAGTCATACTTGCCGCTACAGCAGGTTCTGTTGTCGGAGCAGTTATTTTATTCTGGATCGGACTGCAGCTGGATGTTGAACGGCTCGAAAAAATCATTGATAAGTGGGGACATATCCTAAGAGTAAAGAAGAAGGATGTGCACCGGGCAGATGCATGGTTTGATAAATACGGCATATGGACTGTTTTTTTCTGCCGTATGATTCCGCTTCTTCGCAGCCTCATCTCCA contains these protein-coding regions:
- a CDS encoding effector binding domain-containing protein encodes the protein MDTYHRIQKAIEYIETNLFEDLKIHHVASQAFFSPFHFQRMFQAISGFTVQEYIRNRRLSEAAVLLKKDIPILQIALDCQYGSQESFTRSFSAFAGIPPSKYRKSQISLKLQPKMNFLDFKQRMRGEIHVNKPHIVNLSPIHIIGCEYKTNLNNDAHYEEIPGFYHDFGMNEYYMKIADKLAPGMSYGIACSFEDDGGFSFIIGEEAKESNAKLHEPLIHFKIPEGKYAEFKVNGSADMVQNNRRYIYGTWLPQSNFERREGPDFEVTDVLGSSYPDKMKINIYIPVY
- a CDS encoding DedA family protein, encoding MENWITDFMEQYGYFGIFLMIALENIFPPIPSEVVLPFGGFMTTNSDMNVIGVILAATAGSVVGAVILFWIGLQLDVERLEKIIDKWGHILRVKKKDVHRADAWFDKYGIWTVFFCRMIPLLRSLISIPAGMSNMNFLKFALFTTFGTLIWNIALVMLGASLGEAWPKINDYVGVYSSVIYAVLGVAAVVFIIWFIRRRQTKSTH
- a CDS encoding DUF2161 family putative PD-(D/E)XK-type phosphodiesterase, which translates into the protein MKQDKILEKDLYLPIQRYFLKRGFEVYGEVNDCDLAAVKAEELILVELKLRLNVELLIQAAKRQRYTEQVYIAVPKPSYSLRSKKWKDLCYLVKRLELGLIIVSFRQGKGYAEMKMEPASFDRGKSMKQSKKKRDRILAEIAGRSGDHNVGGVNKTKIMTAYKERCIHIACCLDRKGQLSPKILREMGTGDKTLSILNKNYYGWFERVERGTYILSETGKKGLLMHEALSEYYYTKIED